A section of the Salmo salar chromosome ssa05, Ssal_v3.1, whole genome shotgun sequence genome encodes:
- the LOC106592236 gene encoding LOW QUALITY PROTEIN: RNA-binding protein 12B-A-like (The sequence of the model RefSeq protein was modified relative to this genomic sequence to represent the inferred CDS: deleted 2 bases in 1 codon) — translation MAVVIHLQGLRITAGSEDVRHFFTGLKIPDGGVHIIGGESEEAFIIFASDEDARRAMTRSEGSIKGSPVRLRLSSKSEMQAVLKQSIKPEVTKKRPYKEGSRRPEREGRNEESRRKERVEMGSRSVSYSNVRSHARKPFSQPSSQDYLYLYMQDMPFTTTEEEVRRFFDGLVVEDIIMMRNDRGQQNGKGVVKFESRRDAREGLKRHRQYLGTRFVKVYASSEKQWVKAGGAREPPDRARSYSPVADRSTKSNSPANEEFCVLVENLPYLVEKRDIKEIFHHADLKYDQILHLLDKYGSETRSAFVLFRSLRDYGAALTLHKQKFLKRIVYISPISKEKMVAMLESGNLMDGAPPSKRSYRRSQERLPRETKKDVYESDKICLYVRNLPFDVRKVEIVDFFLGFRISEETVVLLLDHKGNGLGEAFVIFQTEEEAMRAQSLNGQGFLGTNVILKCISLAQMCEFGGGEPAVTEQQMERSSERYLARNSEAMSHLDTDYRVNPDIGHLPMNDLQVHIDGGSSLGLDSHMMENPVLLDNRGNGSAHRHEGYGPSAPQQFDDPTSLTLVNMPFSIRIEEIYNFFYGYRVIPGSVSLQYDNGGRPKGSATIILESRSEALMAVEELSGRPIGNRKVKLVLV, via the exons ATGGCGGTGGTCATCCATTTACAGGGGCTCAGAATCACTGCAGGTTCTGAGGACGTTCGCCATTTCTTCACTGGCCTCAAAATCCCAGATGGTGGGGTGCACATTATTGGTGGGGAGAGTGAGGAGGCTTTCATAATCTTTGCTTCCGATGAAGACGCGAGGCGGGCGATGACCCGTTCGGAGGGATCCATCAAAGGTTCTCCGGTTCGCTTACGGCTGAGCAGCAAGTCAGAAATGCAGGCTGTTCTCAAGCAAAGTATAAAACCTGAGGTGACCAAAAAGAGGCCGTATAAGGAAGGTTCCAGAAGACCGGAAAGAGAAGGCAGGAATGAGGAATCTAGAAGAAAAGAGCGCGTGGAGATGGGCAGTAGATCAGTGTCTTACAGTAACGTACGTAGTCACGCCCGAAAGCCTTTCTCACAGCCAAGCAGTCAAGATTACTTGTATTTGTATATGCAAGACATGCCTTTTACTACGACCGAAGAGGAAGTGAGAAGATTCTTTGACGgattagtggtggaggacattaTTATGATGAGAAATGACCGCGGCCAACAAAATGGGAAAGGAGTTGTCAAGTTCGAATCCAGACGGGATGCTAGAGAGGGTCTGAAAAGACATCGGCAATACCTTGGAACGAGGTTTGTGAAAGTCTATGCAAGCTCAGAAAAGCAGTGGGTTAAGGCAGGTGGTGCTAGGGAACCTCCAGACCGTGCTAGGTCTTACTCACCAGTGGCCGACAGGTCTACAAAGTCCAATTCTCCTGCCAATGAGGAGTTCTGTGTCTTGGTGGAAAACCTTCCCTACTTAGTGGAGAAGAGGGACATAAAGGAGATCTTCCATCATGCAGACCTCAAGTATGATCAGATCCTTCACCTCCTTGACAAGTATGGGTCAGAGACAAGGTCCGCATTTGTGCTGTTCAGAAGCCTGAGGGACTACGGTGCTGCCTTGACTCTTCACAAGCAGAAATTTCTGAAACGAATTGTGTACATCTCTCCTATCTCGAAAGAGAAAATGGTCGCCATGCTAGAATCTGGG AATCTAATGGATGGTGCACCACCCTCTAAAAGGTCTTACAGAAGATCTCAGGAAAGGCTTCCAAGAGAGACCAAGAAGGATGTGTATGAATCTGATAAGATTTGCCTGTATGTGCGAAACCTGCCTTTCGACGTGCGCAAAGTTGAGATTGTGGACTTCTTCCTAGGCTTCAGGATCTCAGAGGAGACTGTTGTTTTGCTGCTTGACCATAAGGGCAATGGGCTTGGAGAGGCTTTTGTGATCTTTCAGACTGAGGAGGAGGCTATGAGGGCACAGTCTCTGAATGGACAAGGGTTTCTTGGAACAAATGTCATCCTGAAATGCATTTCTCTGGCTCAGATGTGTGAATTTGGTGGTGGTGAACCTGCAGTGACAGAGCAACAGATGGAGAGAAGCTCAGAGAGGTACTTGGCCAGGAACAGTGAGGCGATGTCCCATCTGGACACTGATTACAGGGTCAACCCTGATATAGGCCATCTTCCTATGAACGACCTGCAGGTTCATATTGATGGAGGCAGCAGTCTGGGTCTGGATTCTCACATGATGGAAAACCCTGTTCTGCTTGATAACAGGGGCAATGGCTCTGCTCATAGACATGAAGGCTATGGACCTTCTGCACCGCAGCAGTTTGATGATCCAACATCCTTGACACTGGTTAATATGCCTTTTTCTATCAGAATTGAAGAAATCTATAACTTTTTCTATGGATATCGTGTCATTCCTGGATCGGTCTCATTGCAGTATGACAATGGAGGGCGTCCCAAAGGCTCAGCAACGATTATTTTGGAATCTCGCTCGGAAGCGTTAATGGCAGTTGAGGAATTGAGTGGAAGACCAATAGGCAACAGAAAAGTAAAACTAGTTCTTGTGTGA